One window of Magallana gigas chromosome 2, xbMagGiga1.1, whole genome shotgun sequence genomic DNA carries:
- the LOC105344018 gene encoding uncharacterized protein isoform X1, with product MKRRTLSIFCDTLVKSLKSGNVLKGCHRVVAPGIVEGGKRSFHTQVSSCSTTTILSQEEQHISRTCHLPQLDVPDNPDDLFRGMSTDFPCLTRNKMAGPEPEYDKIITGYKLFHHQHPFEMKYNKARLPELQVAYETWGKLNETKSNAVMIQAGLSASSHAKSHRENLRPGWWEKFVGPGCAVDTDEFFVICPNNLGSCYGTTGPSSVNPLTGKQYATTFPLTSIDDMVQANFLLLDELGIDKLHACVGSSLGGMLSLMAAAEFPERVGRIISISSCAQSHPSSIAMRYLQRKTIMSDPNWNKGHYYDGPYPKMGMKLAREIATMTYRSGPEWDQRFSRERIDPGGPNTLCPTFTIESYLEYQGESFSTKYDPNSLLYISKAMDLFDMGEGYSSLQEGLSRVKCPVMVIGVQTDILFPIWQQRTLAELLQKSGNLGVTFYELNSLYGHDTFLLDINGVGAAVKGFLETNLKSLGIDLVNEEKFHNKDRRLF from the exons TAAAGGGATGTCATCGTGTTGTGGCTCCAGGTATTGTGGAAGGAGGGAAAAGATCATTTCACACTCAAGTGTCGTCATGCAGTACGACAACTATTCTATCGCAGGAGGAACAACACATCTCCAGGACATGCCACCTTCCACAACTGGATGTTCCTGACAATCCAGACGATCTTTTCAGAGGAATGTCCACTGACTTCCCTTGCCTGACAAGAAA TAAGATGGCAGGTCCTGAACCAGAATATGACAAAATCATAACTGGTTACAAACTCTTTCATCACCAACATCCTTTTGAGATGAAGTACAACAAAGCTCGCCTACCTGAGTTACAAGTGGCTTACGAAACATGGGGGAAATTGAATGAAACCAAGAGCAATGCTGTGATGATACAAGCAGGTTTATCTGCTAGCTCCCATGCCAAGAGTCATAGG GAGAACTTACGACCTGGCTGGTGGGAGAAGTTTGTAGGACCAGGATGTGCCGTGGACACTGATGAGTTTTTCGTCATATGTCCAAACAACCTAGGAAGCTGTTATGGTACCAC GGGCCCATCTTCTGTCAACCCTCTTACTGGCAAG caATATGCCACCACCTTTCCACTAACTAGTATAGATGACATGGTACAAGCCAATTTCCTCCTATTAGATGAACTTGGAATTGACAAG cTCCATGCCTGTGTTGGTTCCTCCCTGGGAGGCATGCTGTCTTTGATGGCAGCAGCTGAGTTCCCAGAACGAGTTGGAAG AATCATCTCCATCTCCTCCTGCGCCCAGTCTCACCCCTCATCCATTGCCATGAGATACCTCCAGAGGAAAACCATCATGTCCGATCCAAACTGGAACAAGGGCCATTACTATGATGGACCCTATCCTAAAATGGGCATGAAGCTGGCCAG AGAGATAGCTACAATGACATACAGAAGTGGCCCCGAGTGGGACCAACGGTTCAGCAGAGAGAGGATTGACCCTGGCGGCCCCAACACCCTGTGTCCCACTTTTACCATAGAGAGTTACCTGGAGTATCAGGGAGAGAGCTTCAGCACCAAATACGACCCCAACTCACTCCTGTACATCTCTAAG GCGATGGACCTGTTTGACATGGGGGAGGGCTACAGCTCCCTCCAGGAGGGTCTGTCCCGGGTCAAGTGTCCGGTCATGGTCATTGGCGTACAGACAGACATACTGTTCCCCATCTGGCAACAGAGGACACTTGCTGAACTGCTACAGAAATCAG GAAACCTTGGAGTGACATTTTATGAGCTGAATTCTCTCTATGGACACGACACATTTCTTCTGGACATCAACGGGGTGGGGGCAGCTGTTAAG GGATTCCTGGAAACCAATTTGAAGTCACTGGGGATAGACTTAGTAAATGAGGAAAAATTTCACAACAAAGATAGACGCTtgttttaa
- the LOC105344018 gene encoding uncharacterized protein isoform X2 — MKRRTLSIFCDTLVKSLKSGNVLKGCHRVVAPGIVEGGKRSFHTQVSSCSTTTILSQEEQHISRTCHLPQLDVPDNPDDLFRGMSTDFPCLTRNKMAGPEPEYDKIITGYKLFHHQHPFEMKYNKARLPELQVAYETWGKLNETKSNAVMIQAGLSASSHAKSHRENLRPGWWEKFVGPGCAVDTDEFFVICPNNLGSCYGTTGPSSVNPLTGKQYATTFPLTSIDDMVQANFLLLDELGIDKLHACVGSSLGGMLSLMAAAEFPERVGRIISISSCAQSHPSSIAMRYLQRKTIMSDPNWNKGHYYDGPYPKMGMKLAREIATMTYRSGPEWDQRFSRERIDPGGPNTLCPTFTIESYLEYQGESFSTKYDPNSLLYISKAMDLFDMGEGYSSLQEGLSRVKCPVMVIGVQTDILFPIWQQRTLAELLQKSGNLGVTFYELNSLYGHDTFLLDINGVGAAVKGYLEIGRQFYQHP, encoded by the exons TAAAGGGATGTCATCGTGTTGTGGCTCCAGGTATTGTGGAAGGAGGGAAAAGATCATTTCACACTCAAGTGTCGTCATGCAGTACGACAACTATTCTATCGCAGGAGGAACAACACATCTCCAGGACATGCCACCTTCCACAACTGGATGTTCCTGACAATCCAGACGATCTTTTCAGAGGAATGTCCACTGACTTCCCTTGCCTGACAAGAAA TAAGATGGCAGGTCCTGAACCAGAATATGACAAAATCATAACTGGTTACAAACTCTTTCATCACCAACATCCTTTTGAGATGAAGTACAACAAAGCTCGCCTACCTGAGTTACAAGTGGCTTACGAAACATGGGGGAAATTGAATGAAACCAAGAGCAATGCTGTGATGATACAAGCAGGTTTATCTGCTAGCTCCCATGCCAAGAGTCATAGG GAGAACTTACGACCTGGCTGGTGGGAGAAGTTTGTAGGACCAGGATGTGCCGTGGACACTGATGAGTTTTTCGTCATATGTCCAAACAACCTAGGAAGCTGTTATGGTACCAC GGGCCCATCTTCTGTCAACCCTCTTACTGGCAAG caATATGCCACCACCTTTCCACTAACTAGTATAGATGACATGGTACAAGCCAATTTCCTCCTATTAGATGAACTTGGAATTGACAAG cTCCATGCCTGTGTTGGTTCCTCCCTGGGAGGCATGCTGTCTTTGATGGCAGCAGCTGAGTTCCCAGAACGAGTTGGAAG AATCATCTCCATCTCCTCCTGCGCCCAGTCTCACCCCTCATCCATTGCCATGAGATACCTCCAGAGGAAAACCATCATGTCCGATCCAAACTGGAACAAGGGCCATTACTATGATGGACCCTATCCTAAAATGGGCATGAAGCTGGCCAG AGAGATAGCTACAATGACATACAGAAGTGGCCCCGAGTGGGACCAACGGTTCAGCAGAGAGAGGATTGACCCTGGCGGCCCCAACACCCTGTGTCCCACTTTTACCATAGAGAGTTACCTGGAGTATCAGGGAGAGAGCTTCAGCACCAAATACGACCCCAACTCACTCCTGTACATCTCTAAG GCGATGGACCTGTTTGACATGGGGGAGGGCTACAGCTCCCTCCAGGAGGGTCTGTCCCGGGTCAAGTGTCCGGTCATGGTCATTGGCGTACAGACAGACATACTGTTCCCCATCTGGCAACAGAGGACACTTGCTGAACTGCTACAGAAATCAG GAAACCTTGGAGTGACATTTTATGAGCTGAATTCTCTCTATGGACACGACACATTTCTTCTGGACATCAACGGGGTGGGGGCAGCTGTTAAG GGATATTTGGAGATTGGTCGCCAGTTTTACCAGCACCCGTAA